The DNA region GAACCATTGCCGACAGTTTTTGTTCGATGGACAATCCTCGCGCCTGGTTGTTTAAAGCAGCAAGGAATATGTTGATTGATAACTGGCGTAAAAATAGGGAGTTCACGGAGTTATCTGAAGAACTACCAGTATTAGACCGTGATACGCAGCCAATTGAAAAACTCACGACGTGCCTACCTCAAACCTTGCAGAAGTTATCGGAGCAAGACCAATACATTATACAGGCATGTGATATTGAGGGGTTTCCACAGTTAATGATTTCTGAGCAGATGGGGCTAACCCTACCTGCATTTAAGTCACGCTTGCTTCGAGCCCGGCTTAAGTTAAAAGAGATCATGTTGTCAGAGTGTCAGATTGA from Limnobaculum xujianqingii includes:
- a CDS encoding sigma-70 family RNA polymerase sigma factor, with protein sequence MKNNLNDLSDIEQFNHCMATFWRQHEQELYLFFLGRLGDREQAKDYLQDLFLKARTIADSFCSMDNPRAWLFKAARNMLIDNWRKNREFTELSEELPVLDRDTQPIEKLTTCLPQTLQKLSEQDQYIIQACDIEGFPQLMISEQMGLTLPAFKSRLLRARLKLKEIMLSECQIEFADDTSICCHKHDDQ